In Sphingomonas phyllosphaerae, one DNA window encodes the following:
- a CDS encoding Trm112 family protein yields MTIDAWLLERLVCPATRTPLRYDADRQELVSEAAGIAYPVRDGVPVLLVEAGRRLDSSSFRT; encoded by the coding sequence ATGACGATCGACGCGTGGCTGCTCGAACGACTGGTGTGCCCGGCGACTCGGACGCCGTTGCGCTACGATGCCGATCGGCAGGAGCTGGTGTCGGAGGCGGCGGGCATCGCCTATCCGGTGCGCGACGGGGTGCCGGTGCTGCTGGTCGAGGCGGGACGGCGGCTGGACTCCTCGTCATTCCGGACTTGA
- a CDS encoding pyridoxal phosphate-dependent aminotransferase, protein MHTSAALDRINPSPTLAITSRVLELKRAGVDVIGLGAGEPDFDTPDFVKEAAIAAIRAGKTKYTNVDGTAELKDAIVAKFKRDNGLDYTPAQISVNVGGKHTLFNALVATLDAGDEVIVPAPYWVSYPDVVQFAGAIPVIVAAGADVGYKLTPAMLEAAITPKTKWLILNSPSNPTGAAYTVDELKALGAVLERHPHVWIFADDMYEHIVYDDFRFATIAEVCPSLYERTLTVNGCSKAYAMTGWRIGFAAGATWLIKAMAKLQSQSTSNPCSIAQAAATAALTGDQSFLKERAQAFQVRRDLVVDMLNAAEGITCPKPEGAFYVYPSVAGVIGKSTPTGKRIETDSDFVGYLLDDAKVAAVQGVAFGVSPAMRISYATSEALLTEACQRIQAACAALK, encoded by the coding sequence ATGCACACCTCCGCCGCGCTCGACCGCATCAATCCCTCCCCGACGCTGGCGATCACCAGCCGCGTGCTGGAGCTGAAGCGGGCCGGCGTCGACGTGATCGGGCTGGGCGCGGGCGAGCCCGATTTCGACACGCCGGACTTCGTGAAGGAGGCGGCGATCGCGGCGATCCGCGCCGGCAAGACGAAGTACACGAACGTCGACGGCACCGCCGAGCTGAAGGACGCGATTGTCGCCAAGTTCAAGCGCGACAACGGGCTGGACTACACCCCGGCGCAGATCAGCGTGAACGTCGGCGGCAAGCATACGCTCTTCAACGCATTGGTCGCGACGCTGGACGCGGGCGACGAGGTGATCGTGCCGGCGCCCTATTGGGTCAGCTATCCCGACGTCGTGCAGTTCGCGGGCGCGATCCCGGTGATCGTCGCGGCGGGCGCGGACGTCGGCTATAAGCTGACCCCGGCGATGCTCGAGGCGGCGATCACGCCGAAGACCAAGTGGCTGATCCTCAACTCGCCGTCGAACCCGACCGGCGCGGCCTATACCGTCGACGAGCTGAAGGCGCTGGGCGCGGTGCTGGAGCGGCATCCGCACGTCTGGATCTTCGCCGACGATATGTACGAGCATATCGTCTATGACGATTTCCGCTTCGCCACGATCGCCGAGGTCTGCCCATCGCTCTACGAGCGGACGTTGACCGTCAACGGCTGTTCCAAGGCGTATGCGATGACCGGCTGGCGGATCGGCTTCGCGGCCGGCGCGACCTGGCTCATCAAGGCGATGGCCAAGCTCCAGTCGCAATCGACCAGCAATCCGTGCTCGATCGCGCAGGCCGCGGCGACCGCGGCGCTGACCGGCGATCAGTCGTTCCTCAAGGAGCGGGCACAGGCGTTCCAGGTCCGCCGCGATCTGGTGGTCGACATGCTCAACGCGGCCGAGGGCATCACCTGCCCGAAGCCCGAAGGCGCCTTCTACGTCTATCCCAGCGTCGCAGGCGTGATCGGCAAGTCGACCCCGACGGGCAAGCGGATCGAAACCGATAGCGATTTCGTCGGCTACCTGCTCGACGATGCCAAGGTCGCGGCGGTGCAGGGCGTGGCGTTCGGCGTCTCACCGGCGATGCGGATCAGCTACGCCACCTCGGAGGCGCTGCTGACCGAGGCGTGCCAGCGCATCCAGGCGGCGTGTGCCGCGCTGAAATAG
- the msrA gene encoding peptide-methionine (S)-S-oxide reductase MsrA, which produces MTRFLALIAALPLLLAGCGTAQAERAVSIPAAARDVPATAGMQIAVLAGGCFWGMEAVFQQVKGVRDVVAGYAGGTAQSANYQAVSSETTRHAEAIRITYDPRVVSYATLLRVYFSIAHDPTQLNRQGPDSGTSYRSAIFPQTPEQRAVAAAYIAQLRQAHAFSQPIVTRLEAGRFYPAESYHQDFFRRNPTHPYIVRWDKPKVAGFRAAFPQLAMR; this is translated from the coding sequence ATGACGCGCTTTCTCGCCCTCATCGCGGCGCTGCCGCTCCTGCTCGCCGGCTGCGGCACCGCCCAGGCCGAGCGCGCCGTCTCGATCCCCGCCGCGGCGCGCGACGTGCCCGCGACCGCGGGAATGCAGATTGCCGTGCTGGCCGGCGGCTGCTTCTGGGGCATGGAGGCGGTGTTCCAGCAGGTGAAGGGCGTCCGCGATGTCGTGGCGGGCTATGCCGGCGGCACCGCGCAGAGCGCCAATTATCAGGCGGTCAGCAGCGAGACGACGCGCCACGCCGAGGCGATCCGCATCACCTACGACCCGCGCGTGGTCAGCTATGCCACCTTGCTGCGCGTCTATTTTTCGATCGCGCACGATCCGACGCAGCTGAACCGTCAGGGTCCCGACAGCGGCACCAGCTATCGCTCGGCGATCTTCCCGCAGACGCCGGAGCAGCGCGCGGTCGCCGCCGCCTATATCGCGCAACTGAGACAGGCCCACGCCTTCTCGCAGCCGATCGTGACGCGGCTGGAGGCGGGCCGCTTCTATCCGGCCGAATCCTATCATCAGGATTTCTTCCGTCGGAACCCGACGCATCCCTATATCGTGCGCTGGGACAAGCCAAAGGTGGCAGGGTTCCGCGCCGCCTTCCCGCAACTGGCGATGCGGTAG